CAAAGTCAATTATTTTGTTGGCATTTACTGCGGATTATTTAGGGGATAGCTCAATCCGCCGTCCTTCTCGCTGATACGCCTTGACTTATTAAAATCGAGGTGCGATAAAAAGGAAACTGAGGCTAGAGGTCCTGATGACCGAACCGCGTATCCGGTCCGATACAGTGAAAACCCTGGCGGCCGGGCTGGGGGCGGAGGCGTGCGGCATCGCGTCCGTCGAGCGGTTCGACGGCGCCCCGGCGGGGTTCCACCCAACGGAGGTCTGGCCCGACTGCCGGTCCGTGGTGGTGTTCCTCAAGAGCATGCCTGCGGAGGTCCTTCTGGCGGGTCTCCCCGTCCCCTACACCCATGCGGCTTCCCTGATGTACGCCGAACTGGACCGCCTGGGGCTGGATTTGTGCCGGGCCCTCGAGGCGCGGGGTGTCCGGGCCCTTCCCGTACCCTGCGACACCCCCTACGTGCACTGGGAACCGGAACGGTCCCACGGGATGGGCGTCCTGTCCATGCGCCATGCCGCCCGGCTGGCGGGCCTGGGAATTCTGGGGCGCAACACGCTCCTCATCCACCCGACATTCGGGAACCGGGTCTACATCGGCGCGGTCCTGATGGCCGAGAACCTGGAGGCGGATCCCCTGGTGGATGATTTCCGGTGCCCGGCCCGCTGCCGGAAGTGCCTGGAGGCCTGCGAACCGAAGGCCCTGGACGGCGTGACGGTGGACCAGTCCCGCTGCCGCGCCCATTCCTTCGCCCGGGTCGGACGGGGTTTCGACCTCTATCGATGCTGTGAGTGCAGGCGGGCATGCCCCCTGCGCGAGGGCCGCCCGCGAAAGCGTGATGCGCCGCATCGCCGGGAGGGATAAGATCCGCCCCGGCGACGGTATGAAGGTTCGGCGCCGAAATCCAAAGCGGCAGTTCGAGGGCTCACTGCCGCACTCCTGAGGAGGATGCATGACCGGTGATCCCGTCGAAAACCGCGAGCGCGGGCAGGCGCTCCTGGACAAGATCCGGGAGGGGTTCCCCTCGCCGTTCTCCAGCCCCCTTCACGACGCCTACGTGGGGTTCACCGTCATGAAGGTCCTCGACCGGCTCGATGCCATGAAGGGGCGGTCACACTTCCTGGGGGAGGCCCGGGAGAACGACTACGCCAAGGCCCGGGAGGCGGTGCTGGACGAGGGGATGCGCTCCGTGGAGGCCGTGGTGGACCTCCTGGCCGGCTACCTCCCGGGCGCCGACCTCTTCGCCCACCCGCTCCAGCAGTTCAACGTGGCCCCGCCCTCGACCCTCCCGTCCCTCCTGGCGACCCTGATCACGAGCCTGCTCAACCCCAACCTCCTCTGGGACGACTGGAGCCGCCGCTTCGCCGAGGCCGAGGTGGAGGTCTCGGCCCTCCTCTCGGAGTGGGTGGGTTACGACAAGTCCCGCTCGGTGGGGATCTCCACCTACGGCGGGTCCGGCGCCACGCTCTACGGCGTGCGGATGATGACGGCCAAGGCCGTCCCCGGCGCGGCGGAGCACGGGCTCCGCGAGGACGTGAAGGTCGTCGCCTCGGACGCGGCCCACTCCTGCAAGTACAACGCCCTGGAGTGGCTGGGGATCGGTCGGAAGAACCTGGTGACGGTGCCCACCGACGACGACAACTGCCTCCTCCCCGCCGAGACCCTGGAGATCGTCTACGACCTCCTGGACCGCGGGGAGAAGCTGGGCGGCTTCATCTGCACCCTGGGCACCACCGACGCCTTCGGCATGGACGACCTCACCTTCATCGCGGGGCTCCGGGACCAGATCGTCAGGAAATACAACCTGGACTACGTGCCCCACATCCACGCCGACGCCGTGATCGGCTGGCCGTACCGCGTCTTCCACGACTACGACTTCGACGCCAACCCCCTGGGCTTCACCCCGGACACCCTCAAGTCGGTTCGCGACACCGGCCTGGCCGTGGAAAACCTTCACCTTGCCGACTCTATCGGGATCGATTTTCACAAAACCGGGTACGCGCCCTGCATCTCCTCTTTCATCCTGTTGAAGGACAAGGACGACCTTTGCCACATCCATCGGACACAGGAGGTCATCCCCTACCTCTTCCAGGCGGGCAACTATCGACCGGGGCTCTACACCCTGGAACTCTCCCGGTCGGCCTCGGGGGTTTTCTCCGCCCTGGCCAACCTCCGCTTCTTCGGGAAGGACGGCTACCGGGTCCTCCTCAGCCACCCCATCGAGATGGCCAACCGGCTGCGGCGGAGCCTGGGCGAAGAGCCCACCGCCGTCGTGCTGAACCGGTACAACTTCGGCCCGGTGACCCTCTTCCGCCTCTACCCGCCGGGCGTGGACGCCGCCGCCCGGTACGAGGCCGAGATTGCCGGCGCGGACGGCGCGGCGGACCTGGAGCGCCACAACGAGTTCAACCGTCAGATCTACCTGCGGATCCGGGAGGAGTCCCGCCGGGGGCAGTGCGCGAACCTCTCCCTGACCACCTGCTACCGGAAAACCCCGGAAGGGCGGCCGATCTACGCCCTGAAATCGTTCATCATGACGCCGTTCGTCACCCCGGAGACCATGGACACCCTGGTGTCGACCCTGCTCCGGATCCGGGACGACCTGTGCGGGGGACAGCCCTTCGATGACCGCCCCGGCGGGGGGCCCCCGGGGTAGATCCCCCGGAACAACGCCGGGGGATCATTCCGCTGACGCCCCGGACGTCGGCCCGCAGAGCCGGGCCGCCCGGCGGGCCGGAAAAGGAGGTTCAATCGCCATGAAACGCATCTTCACCACGCTTGCGCTCCTGCTGCCCCTCGTGCTGCTGACGGGGTGCTACGACTCCCCCGTCCCCCTGTCGGCGCCGGCCCTTCCGGTCGATGCGCGGTTGCCGGGCAACTGGATCCAGACGGCCCCCGCCGACGCCCCCAATGCCTACCGGCTGGTCATCCGGAAGTACAGCGAACGGGAGTACCTGGTCCTCTTCTCGGAAGGCGACGCCTCCCCCTCGGTGGCCCGGGGGTACCTGACCGACGTGAGCGGCGTTCGGATGATGAACCTTCAGAACATCGACTCCGCCGAGCCCAAGGACCGGGACTTCATCTTCTTCCGGTACGATGTCGAACCGGGCGGGGGCCTTCGGGTGCGGATCCTCTCCGACGACCACCCGGCGCTTCACGACCGCAGGTTCGCCACGGCGGCGCAACTCCGGGCGGTGGTGGCCCGGCACCTGAAAGAAGACAACCTCTTCGGGCCCCCCCTCGTCTTCACGCCGGCCCCGGACGTCGGCCTGGCCCTGGCACGGAAAGAAAAATAGCGCCGAAGTTTGCACGCCGAGGTTCGCACGCGCCGTCCCGGCGCGGGTGCTGGGGTGGGGAGCTTCGCACGCGCCGTCCCGGCGCGGGGGTGGGGCGGGGAGCTTCGCACGCGCCGTCCCGGCGCGGGTGGGTGGGGTGGGGAAGAGTTCAGATCCGGCGGTTTCTCCAGAAGCAAATTCGCAACCGATTTGGAAATAATCGGTTGCGAAACACGGTTTCTGGTCGACTGGATGGCCGTCCCGCCGCCCCCGCGACAAACATGGAATCCCAACGGAATTCAGGAATCGCTCCGCGATTCGGGGAAATGCCGATGGGAACACGTTATCCCGAAGGGATTATAGAGATTCGCCGGTGGGTGCTCCGCCGGAGGCGGTGCTCCCACCGGGAAACCGGTCCGATTGACGGGCCGCGCCCCGGAGGCGGCGCATGGATCGTTCGTGGTTTTCCGGCACCCCTCCGGGGTGCGGCGGGTTTAAGGGGCTCCTACCGGTGGGAGTTCGCCCCTCCGGGGGAACTCCCACCGGCTAATTTCTTCGATCCCTTCGGGATAGGAGATCCGTAGGCGTTGTTTCAAGAGCCCCTTGAAATGACCAATCACGAAGACACTATAGAACAGGGAACCCCGACAGGGTTTGGGTCAACCGGGAGCGACGGGGCTCTCCAGGAGTAAATACACAACCCAATCAGGAAGAAGAGGTTGTGAAATGCGGTTTCGGGTCGGTTGAACGGCGACCCCGCCGCCCTCGCTGCAAACGATTTCGGAGTCCGCGTCGGGACGACGCGTACGAACGGCGAGGTTTGCACGCGCCGTCCCGGCGCGGGGGGTCGGGAAGAGTTCGGATCCGGCGGATTCTTGAGGAAGATTTCGGAGTCCGCGTCGGGACGACGCGTACGAACGGCGAGGTTTGCACGCGCCGTCCCGGCGCGGGCATGACGGGGGCGGAAAAAGGGCGGGAGGCAGGGCGCCCCCCCGGTCCGGACTTGGGGTGCCTCAAGGACAAAAGGACCCAAAGGACTAAAAGGACCCAAAGGACTGTCGGGATGACACGGCAGACTTGCAATGGCCTTTATCGCCATCAAATCATGACCGGACCCGACCTTTGTGGCTCATCGATTCGGCTTCCACAGATTCAGAAATTCAACGTTATTCGTGGGCAAAACCCCCCAGTTCTTTCTCCAGCCGGTTTAATTCCTTCTTGCTGACTTTGCAGGCCGTGTAGCAGAGAGTGCATTTCAAGCGGGCCGACAAGGCCAATGCTTTGGCGGATAGTTCTTCGTTACACTGATCGGAGTAGTAACGAACAATCTTGAATGAATCGTACCGCCGGAGCGCGAAACCTCGGCCCCGCGGGCGGTTGACCCTTCACATCCCCAGGTAGACCAGCAGTTTGTCCGTGACGGTGCCGGTCTTGTGCACGGCGCGGTACTCGGCGCTGAGGGTCCCGTTGGCGGAACTCAGCTCCATCCAGACGGCGCCGGCCCACCCGCCCAGGCTGGAGAGGTCGACCGTCACGGCTTTGTGGGCCCCGAGGGTCCCGGTGGCGCCGCCCACCACGGCGCCGGCGGCATCGTAGAGCTTGAGATCGTACGCCGCGCCGTCCCGGCTCCCCACGTTGATGAGGTTCAGGGTGCCGGCCCAGGCCGGGTCGGTCACCAGGAGAGGGAAACGGAGCGTGAAGGCCCCGTCGTCGTCGGGCGGGAGGGTCTGGGCGAACTGCGCGGCGGCGGCCCGCAGCAGGGCGCGCCGGACCGGCGGGCCGCCCCGGACGGCGGGGCTGCCCAGGGTCCGGGCCAGAGCGTAGCTGTCGGCCTTCGAGGAGAATCCCGCATAGAGGATCTCGACGGCCGTCGCGGGCTCGGAGACGGGACAGGCCAGGCGGAGGTACCCCGCGGGGAGGGTGTCGGCGGCCGGGAAGAGGGTCTTGAGGGGGCCGCCCCGCTGGCCGCAGGTCTCGACCAGCGGGTTGTCGTAGATCTTGGTGGCGGCCGCGTTGCCGGACACCGCCAGGACCCAGTTCACGATGAAGACCGCCGGGTCGCGGCCCAGGTTGAGGAAAGCCAGTTCGGTGTTGTAATCGGTGGTGTTCAGGTCGGGCAGCAGCTGGAACGGACCCGCCGAGGTAGTGGCGTTCTGGCCCACGGTGGGCAGGGCCATGGACCCCGGCAGGTTCAGGAAGCCGAGGACCTCCCACCCCAGCAGGGGCTGGTCCGCCTGCACCGTTACCGAGTCGGCGTCGTCGAGGTGGTAGTCCGGCCGGGGGAAGATCTCGGACAGCAGCCGGGCCAGGCTGCCCATGGCGGGGATGCCCAGCGTTTTCGTCCCGACGAGGCCGCCGTTGCCGGCGAAGGCCTTGACGGTCACCGTGGCCGGCACGGGGTTGGGGTTGGTGAGGGCGAGCCCCGTGTAGGGCTTCTGCGTGACGGTCTGGTCCTCCCAGGCGACGGGGAAAACCAGGGCGGTGTCAGGGGACTCCGCCAGCGGCAGCACCATGTCGCCCTTGACGCTCTCGCTGCCCGCTGGAGCGTCCTTGGCCTCGGAGAAGACGTACCGGACGGCCCCGGTCAGGGACGTCCCGCCCTCGATGGACAGCCAGGGGTTGGCCGCGGCCGTGCCCGGGCCGGTGAAGACGGCCGCCATCTCGCCGCTGAAGGCCCCCTTCCCGGGGATGGTCACCACGTTGGT
This is a stretch of genomic DNA from Acidobacteriota bacterium. It encodes these proteins:
- a CDS encoding epoxyqueuosine reductase — translated: MTEPRIRSDTVKTLAAGLGAEACGIASVERFDGAPAGFHPTEVWPDCRSVVVFLKSMPAEVLLAGLPVPYTHAASLMYAELDRLGLDLCRALEARGVRALPVPCDTPYVHWEPERSHGMGVLSMRHAARLAGLGILGRNTLLIHPTFGNRVYIGAVLMAENLEADPLVDDFRCPARCRKCLEACEPKALDGVTVDQSRCRAHSFARVGRGFDLYRCCECRRACPLREGRPRKRDAPHRREG
- a CDS encoding aspartate aminotransferase family protein yields the protein MTGDPVENRERGQALLDKIREGFPSPFSSPLHDAYVGFTVMKVLDRLDAMKGRSHFLGEARENDYAKAREAVLDEGMRSVEAVVDLLAGYLPGADLFAHPLQQFNVAPPSTLPSLLATLITSLLNPNLLWDDWSRRFAEAEVEVSALLSEWVGYDKSRSVGISTYGGSGATLYGVRMMTAKAVPGAAEHGLREDVKVVASDAAHSCKYNALEWLGIGRKNLVTVPTDDDNCLLPAETLEIVYDLLDRGEKLGGFICTLGTTDAFGMDDLTFIAGLRDQIVRKYNLDYVPHIHADAVIGWPYRVFHDYDFDANPLGFTPDTLKSVRDTGLAVENLHLADSIGIDFHKTGYAPCISSFILLKDKDDLCHIHRTQEVIPYLFQAGNYRPGLYTLELSRSASGVFSALANLRFFGKDGYRVLLSHPIEMANRLRRSLGEEPTAVVLNRYNFGPVTLFRLYPPGVDAAARYEAEIAGADGAADLERHNEFNRQIYLRIREESRRGQCANLSLTTCYRKTPEGRPIYALKSFIMTPFVTPETMDTLVSTLLRIRDDLCGGQPFDDRPGGGPPG